Proteins co-encoded in one Dehalobacter sp. genomic window:
- a CDS encoding permease produces MFSVIGHISSFLYNLLTALLKWIFGLFSQNPEFLNSARFKDSVEYFFTDAIVIFLMLIIIIFIVSILRSFFPPERTKKLLGEQGKARGFIGNIAAALLGIVTPFCSCSAVPVFIGFIEAGIPLGVTFSFLISSPMVNEVALVMLWGLFGWKIAILYITTGVIVAIVAGFIIGKLKMERYLEDDVFSIRMGDAELVKPTWKQRISDAWRYDLNLLKKIWPYVVIGLAIGAAIHGWAPGDWLAKYAGKGNPFAVPIAVLMGIPLYSNAAGTLPIISELTKLGVPMGTALSFMMAVTALSLPEMIILRKVLKPKLLAVFIGIMAVTIIFIGYFFNIILV; encoded by the coding sequence GTGTTCTCAGTAATTGGTCATATATCAAGTTTTTTATACAATTTGCTAACTGCGTTGCTAAAATGGATCTTTGGCTTGTTCAGCCAAAATCCGGAATTCCTGAATTCAGCACGTTTCAAGGACTCCGTAGAATACTTTTTCACAGATGCGATAGTTATCTTCCTGATGCTGATTATTATCATATTCATCGTATCAATATTAAGGAGCTTCTTTCCTCCTGAAAGAACCAAAAAACTTTTGGGGGAGCAAGGAAAAGCGCGCGGGTTTATCGGTAATATTGCTGCTGCCCTTCTGGGTATTGTAACTCCCTTTTGCTCTTGTTCTGCTGTTCCCGTATTTATAGGTTTTATAGAAGCAGGAATACCCTTGGGCGTAACCTTCTCATTCCTTATATCTTCACCAATGGTAAACGAGGTTGCACTCGTCATGCTTTGGGGCTTGTTCGGTTGGAAAATAGCTATCTTATACATTACAACAGGAGTAATCGTAGCAATTGTTGCAGGATTCATCATTGGCAAACTAAAGATGGAAAGATATCTTGAAGACGATGTATTTTCTATACGTATGGGCGATGCTGAGCTAGTAAAGCCTACCTGGAAGCAGCGAATTTCAGATGCCTGGCGCTATGACCTGAATTTGCTCAAGAAAATCTGGCCGTATGTAGTTATCGGCCTGGCAATTGGAGCTGCCATACACGGTTGGGCTCCTGGTGACTGGCTTGCAAAGTATGCAGGAAAAGGCAATCCTTTTGCAGTTCCAATCGCCGTTCTTATGGGTATACCCCTGTATTCCAATGCTGCAGGAACACTGCCTATTATCAGCGAACTCACTAAGTTGGGAGTCCCTATGGGTACGGCGTTGTCGTTTATGATGGCGGTAACGGCCTTAAGCCTGCCGGAAATGATAATACTCCGCAAGGTTTTAAAGCCCAA